A window of Ipomoea triloba cultivar NCNSP0323 chromosome 2, ASM357664v1 contains these coding sequences:
- the LOC116009710 gene encoding uncharacterized protein LOC116009710: protein MGNCQAVDNATLLIQHPGGGRVDKLYWPVPASDIMKMNPGHYVALLLTTTTFNPAAAAAGATNDNKNNIPVRITRIKLLKPTDTLLLGHVYRLITTQEVMKGLWAKKNGKMKQQAEPIEKQQKMRPKPTSDSKTGLIARSENKEHCNQIKHRSGGNSSAAGAVKCKAWQPSLNSISEAAS, encoded by the exons atgggaaATTGCCAAGCAGTGGACAATGCAACTCTGCTAATCCAACATCCCGGCGGCGGGCGAGTTGACAAGCTTTACTGGCCGGTTCCGGCGAGCGACATCATGAAGATGAATCCCGGCCACTACGTCGCCCTCCTCCTCACGACCACCACTTTCaaccccgccgccgccgccgccggcgctACAAACGACAACAAGAACAACATCCCCGTTCGCATTACCCGCATTAAGCTTCTCAAGCCCACAGATACTCTCCTTCTCGGCCATGTTTACAGACTAATCACCACTCAAG AGGTAATGAAAGGGTTGTGGGCTAAAAAGAATGGGAAGATGAAACAGCAAGCGGAGCCAATAGAGAAGCAACAAAAGATGAGACCAAAACCAACTTCAGATTCCAAGACAGGACTTATTGCAAGATCTGAAAATAAGGAGCACTGTAATCAG ATAAAACATAGGTCAGGGGGGAACTCATCAGCAGCAGGAGCAGTGAAATGCAAAGCATGGCAACCATCTTTGAACAGCATCTCTGAAGCTGCAAGCTGA